CGCCAAATTAGAACCACTAAACCTTTTTTCTTATATAGAAATTCAAATTATAGGCCCAAAACTATACttcattacaattttttttcaaaaacaaaataataatttaaggcGTCGGATACTTATATTTACAGAAGTCGTGCTTGCATTTTTGAATATTCGATGGACCCGTTTCaatcttcaaattattaaatacTGTATATAGTTGGATTTTAAGGGGTGAAATTATCATGGGAAAACTAACCTACAAAGTTCAAAGACTTGATTGTCTTGGGATAACTATTCAaactttcatgtttttttttttgaatgaacaaACTTTCATGTTTTCACAGAAGTAATTTTGCAAGGAAGAAAAAACATCCATGGAGGAGATGGTCGAAGAAAACTAAGCATTATGTTtcgagtttttttcttttaatatatacataccgtttaaaatatttttgcatATACAAATCGACCATTGTGGTTTTTGGCTAATGAAAATGTAATTTGTTAAAAGTAATTAAcatgtttttattcttttatacTTTATAAGTATGTAAATCTTCATGTTgctttaacttatatatatggTAAGTTCGTGAATTATATCTGAACATGTCAGAAAACATTGCAAACTGCAAACACTACACATTTGTCTATAGCTTTGACTTTATAATTTCAAACATTAATTTGATGTTGGATCtcgaacatttttttttttcaacacaaGGATCTCGAACTTGAACGTCCATATATTCCATACATTCACTAAATATATTCAAAgagaacagatcttgaaaacaaaatgtttggCAAAACAGAAGccaaaattttcaaagttaCAATTAAAGGTGGAGATCTCTTCGTCAAAAGACAATCCATGAGCTTTGAAAGATACGTGAACCCAAATTGCTTAACAAAATAATTCATACAAAATTAAAAGTTCATTTTTTCTGGTAAAATAAAAGTTCAATTTTTCAATGTATGCGACTCAAGtctagttagtttttttttttgaaacacagttaGGTTCCTAGTTTTAAACatggtaataataataatcctgAGAGTGAAAGGAGTCTCCTTTTTGTCTCTATCTGTCTCCAAATTTGAGTTTTTATCGAGAGTAACACACACGTCTCCTCCCTTTACTTCGGCGATTTGCTAcctcccctctctctctctctccttcctcaCTCTCCGGCTTTATCAAATTCTCTTTCCTCGGAGACACCGGATCCGATCGACCAGACTCTTAAACTTATAACCCATCATGAGGATTCTTCTGCAGTTTCTCCATCTTTAAACTGATTCACAGCTCTCTCCAGGTAAAAAAAGATTCGATTTTTTCATCTGGGTTTCATCTTCTCAACGTAAAGCTTCCGTCATTGTCTTAAGATTCAAAGTCTTTAGCTTTACGCAGTTTGGCCACCAAGTGTTCGTTGAAATTcctcagagagagagagagatgaaggaTTTTCCTTCTTGCTTCGGTGAAAACGGCGTTCAAGTCGCGGACTCGTCGTCTTCAAACTCCGGCAAAAACGCTCAGAATCTCGTCGCTTGCATCTACCAGTGCCGTATCCGAGGAAGGAGCTGCTTGATCACTGTGACATGGGCCAAGAGTCTGATGGGCCAGAGCGTTACCGTTGGTGTTGATGACTCTTGTAACAACCAGAGTCTCTGTAAAGTCGAGATTAAGCCCTGGCTGTTCACCAAACGCAAAGGGTCCAAAAGCTTAGAGGCGTATTCTTGTAAGATCGATGTTTTTTGGGATCTATCGTCAGCGAAGTTCGGATCAGGGCCTGAAGCTTTGGGAGGGTTCTATGTAAGTGTTGTTGTGGACAAAGAGATGGTTCTGCTTCTTGGCGATATGAGAAAAGAAGCTTTCAAGAAGACAAACGCCTCGCCTTCGTCGTCTCTAGGTGCGGTGTTCGTCGCCAAGAAAGAGCATGTCTTTGGTAAGAGAGCGTTTGCCACAAAAGCTCAGCTTTGCGCTGATGGGAAAATCCATGATGTTGTGATTGAGTGTGACACGAGTGTGACTGATCCTTGTCTCGTTGTTCGCGTGGATGGGAAGACGTTGTTGCAGGTGAAGCGGCTTAAGTGGAAGTTTCGTGGCAACGATACGATAGTTGTGAATAGAATGGCTGTGGAGGTTCTGTGGGATGTTCATAGTTGGCTCTTTGGGATGCCTTCGGCGGGAAACGCAGTGTTTATGTTCAGGACTTGTCAATCTTATTCGGAGAAGAGCTTGTCTTTCTCACAGGATGTCatggcaacaacaacaaactccAAGTCTCAaagttttggtttttctttGATTCTGTATGCTTGGAAGAACGAGTAGAGAAAGAGAGTTTTTTACTGGGTACTAACAAAAAAACCTTTAAAGCGTCTGTTGATTCCTTATCGACATTTGTTATTTATAGCATGATTAATGAGTTGATTTGtgcaaaatataatattcattaCACAATGCTGGAACCTGATCAGTCTTGAAGAATGCCATCTCTGTATACATTAGTTACTTATGTCCTATAGAATCTGTTATGCCTTGCAGTCTTTCTTCATGTTATTATCTGGTGTTTCTTTGCTTATTTTCCATGCTTTTTGATTTGTAGGTTGTTAAATTTTAGATGGTTAGGACTTTTGCTTACCTTCTTTCTTATAACAGATGGCCTCAGAGATTGTACAAAGATTCCTAAATTGTGAATTAATAAGCCAGATGGTTCTTAGCTTTCACATTGAGAGAGACTATGTTCAGTGTTCATTCAAACTCAGAAAGTACAAAAGAAAAATGCCATTATTGTCTCAGCTTTTAACTTAGctattttaaaacatgaattacttgtctaaagttttttttattttcatttttggttCTTGACCATATGTAATCAGTTTGATGTAAGCCTGAGAAAATGAGAATTGCCATTTGTAGAAAATCACAGGAAAATCATGTCTTCGTCAGAGAGATTCTACATATAAAGAAACTTCAAAAGATTTGTGTTGTCAGTGTCACAGAAACTTTATGTGGAGAGCAAGCAAGCAGGCAGCttttatatatgtcaaattCAAACTGCACTCAGTTTAGCAGAGAATCTCTGCAACTGCCTGCCGTTTAATGTCCTCTTGTCATTTATTTGGTCAGCAGCAGaagaagtttaccatgaaaaaaagaGTCAAAAGTGAGAGGAAGAGTGTCTCTTTTGTATTACTGCAACATTCTTTTGTGACATCATCACATGTTTAAACATGTCATGTGGTCCCCACCCAAACACGAATCTTTAACCTTCCCCTCTATAGCTAAACGGGCTTAACAATATAAGCCCAGGTCCATCGACCCTAAGACTAGTACGCGTCTATAAATACAAGACGACCCCTCCCCTTCCAATCTATTCTTCAGAATCGCGACTCGGCGAGTTAGGGTTCTCGAATCGCAACTTCAACCACCTTCACGTTCAAGGTTTATCAGACAGATTCAGAAGAAGATGGGAtcggaaaattaaaattaaagacAGAGATCTCATGTCTTGGTCTTATTCCTTTAGAGAAGAATGATTACTACGATGCACTCAGAAGAATCAGGAAGAAGTAGTTACTTGCCCCGCAAGCGACATCTCGATAACCCTTCTGAAGAACAGAGCAAAAGATCAAGACTTTACCCTCGCGATCAACACCCAAACACAAACTTCATCCCTCACGGTTGGTTAGACTGTCCACGTTTCGGCCACGAGATCGGCCCCATCATCCCATCAAAAGTCCCACTCAGCGAATCTTACAACGACCACCTCCCTCCCGACAAAAGATACACTTTCAAACAGCTGCTAACCAACAACAAAAGGAACAAGCTCGGTCTCGTGATTGATCTCACCAACACAACTCGTTACTATAACCCTAGCACAGACCTTAGAAGGGAAGGGATCGAGTACGTCAAGATTCGCTGCAGCGGTCGTGACTCTGTCCCTGATAACGTCTCCGTAAACACATTCGTCCACGAGGTGAATCAGTTCGAGAGACGTAACTTCTCGAAAAAGTCTATTCTCGTTCACTGTACGCATGGTCATAACCGCACAGGGTTCATGGTTGTTCATTACCTTATGAGGTCTAGTCCCTTGATGAGCGTTACACAGGCTCTTAAAACGTTTAACGACGCTCGTCCCCCAGGGATATATAAAGCGGATTACATCGACGCTCTTTACAGTTTCTATCACGAAACAAAGCCTGAGAGTGCTGTTTGCCCACAGACTCCTGAGTGGAAGAGGTCTGAAGAAAACGAGTCTTTATCTGTATCATT
This genomic interval from Brassica napus cultivar Da-Ae chromosome A6, Da-Ae, whole genome shotgun sequence contains the following:
- the LOC106348641 gene encoding uncharacterized protein LOC106348641 — its product is MKDFPSCFGENGVQVADSSSSNSGKNAQNLVACIYQCRIRGRSCLITVTWAKSLMGQSVTVGVDDSCNNQSLCKVEIKPWLFTKRKGSKSLEAYSCKIDVFWDLSSAKFGSGPEALGGFYVSVVVDKEMVLLLGDMRKEAFKKTNASPSSSLGAVFVAKKEHVFGKRAFATKAQLCADGKIHDVVIECDTSVTDPCLVVRVDGKTLLQVKRLKWKFRGNDTIVVNRMAVEVLWDVHSWLFGMPSAGNAVFMFRTCQSYSEKSLSFSQDVMATTTNSKSQSFGFSLILYAWKNE